The proteins below come from a single Gemmatimonadales bacterium genomic window:
- a CDS encoding M42 family metallopeptidase: protein MDERPLAFLKRLLDAPGPSGFEQVPARLWRDEAKAFASVEVDVAGNSIATLNPKGTPRVMLAGHVDEIGLMVVHIDDDGYLHFAAIGGWDSQVLVGQRVVLDGKDGPVIGVVGKKAIHLMKTEERDKVSKVTDLWIDIGAKNKDEAAARVRVGDAGVLSAQLIEFPNGRLVSRSIDNRIGAFVVLEALRRLAADPPKAAVAAVATTQEEIARTGGGARTSAFHLEPDAAIVVDVTHATDYPGVEKKEAGDFKLGGGPVLSRGSAVSRVVFDQLVAAAEAEKIPYAIEASPRATSTDADAIYTARRGIATGLVSVPCRYMHSPNEMVSLEDLDRAAVLLVAWVRRLDGKTSFVPL, encoded by the coding sequence ATGGACGAGCGACCGCTCGCCTTCCTTAAACGCCTGCTGGACGCCCCCGGGCCGTCCGGCTTCGAGCAGGTCCCCGCGCGCCTGTGGCGCGACGAGGCCAAGGCCTTCGCGTCCGTCGAGGTTGACGTCGCGGGCAACTCGATCGCGACACTGAACCCGAAAGGGACGCCTCGCGTCATGCTGGCGGGCCACGTGGACGAGATCGGTCTGATGGTGGTGCACATCGACGACGACGGCTATCTGCATTTCGCGGCGATCGGGGGATGGGACAGCCAGGTACTGGTCGGGCAGCGGGTGGTCCTGGACGGGAAGGACGGACCGGTCATCGGGGTGGTGGGCAAGAAGGCCATTCACCTGATGAAGACCGAGGAGCGGGACAAGGTCTCGAAGGTCACCGACCTCTGGATCGACATCGGCGCGAAGAACAAGGACGAGGCAGCGGCGCGCGTGCGGGTGGGCGACGCCGGCGTGCTCTCGGCGCAGCTCATCGAGTTTCCGAACGGGCGTCTCGTCTCGCGCAGCATCGACAACCGGATCGGGGCGTTCGTCGTGCTGGAGGCACTGCGCCGGCTTGCCGCGGACCCGCCGAAGGCGGCGGTGGCGGCGGTCGCCACCACTCAGGAAGAGATCGCCCGCACGGGCGGCGGGGCGCGCACCAGCGCGTTCCACCTCGAGCCGGACGCCGCGATCGTGGTGGACGTCACCCACGCCACCGACTATCCCGGCGTGGAGAAGAAGGAAGCCGGCGACTTCAAGCTGGGCGGCGGTCCCGTACTCTCGCGCGGCTCGGCGGTCTCCCGCGTCGTGTTCGACCAGCTGGTCGCCGCGGCCGAGGCCGAGAAGATCCCCTACGCCATCGAAGCGTCGCCGCGCGCGACCAGCACGGACGCCGACGCCATCTACACGGCGCGGCGCGGCATCGCCACGGGGCTGGTGTCGGTGCCGTGCCGCTACATGCACAGCCCCAACGAGATGGTGTCGCTGGAGGACCTGGACCGCGCGGC